The window TCTGACGGCAGCCCGCCACGATGGCGCCGGGGCAGGGAGAGCGCAGATGGCTCCTCTTACCGTGTCGGGGCCCCGAGACAGCAAAGCGTATAAGCACATGCTGCAGTGACTTGATGAATAGGGGCCTGGATGCGGGCACCGCTGAAAGCTCGATGCAATGCACTGCTCGGGAGTTCACAGGCCCAGACAGGATAAATCTGGTACCCTGTGGGGTAGTTTGCAGAGCGTCATCTTGGCTGTCATTGGGCTTTGAAGTGGTTTAGCGCTCCGCAGCACGAAGGGGCAATCTGGACTCATCCGTGAGATTTCTAGAGGACCCAAAGGCTTGCAAACGAGTCCTGGGGGAACTATTCTAAGCTGAATTCCCCTTgagtcaggagggagggagagatttttATGGTGAAAAACTGAGATCCTAAGTTTGGCGACTGGAGTCGTTTTAAATGGAGCTGACggaaaaccaagaaaaaaaaattggtggacCATGTTTAGAAATTGTTTTCTCCCTTTTTGGgtcaaaaatctcaaaatttgaaaagtttcagcCAGTCGGTTGGAAAAACAGGAGGGAAAAAAGGCAATTTGTAGGAATCTGTCAAAATTGCTGAAAATTTCACAAAATTGAAATGTCAACCATATTTGTCCCCATTTTTTCCTCAAAACTGAGattaaattttccatcaaaattcaaAAGCTGGACAAgatttttttgctgaaatttgaaaatttcaacttCCTGCAaagttggttgaaaaatggaaatgaagcAATTGGCAAACATTGTATTGTGTTTTCTTTTGGGTAAAAAATTTTGACCAAATTTCATGGGAAAGTTTTGGAATTTTGACATGAAATTTTGCCACGTCAAATTTTGACAtaattttttggggggcaaaatttgaaattttgattaaatttGATGTTAAAATTTGAAACCACAagaaattttttttctcattttctcaacacaatataaaaaaaaaaaccctcaaaatttCAACCTTTTTCATCCACATTTTGGAATGTTAAAAATGTGAATTGGCTCGTTTTCACTCCTGCCTCCCATCCCCTTCACTCCCCCAACCTCAGGGCCTGGAAACTCCGGCGGGTACCAAATATGAAGCAGGTAAAGGTGTTGGACTTACTGATGGATGGCTTGGAGGAACTTACGCTGGTGTTTCCGAACTTTGGCATGATCGATCTTCTTCACCAGCTTGGTGTGTTTGTAGATGAGCCAAGTTTCCCTGAGTACGTTGGCAGCAGCATTTTTCACCTGGGGGAAACAGGAATAAATACGGTAGTCAACGGGCTGAGCAGATTGGGCATTGATCATGTTTTGAGCCAACTTGCAGGGGGAAATTCCCCCTGGGCGGGGCGGCTAACACAAAGCCTACATGCCACATAAAACTCCCTTCAGCCCCACCCCTGGGAATCCCAGAATCCTGAGTTtcccagggctgaatttcacacacccccccgcccccaaacgcGATAGCTGGGATTTGCGGGGCGGAAGGAGATCGgggcaatgggggaaggaacaggcTTGGGGAGCGGGAGAGATTTCTTACCCGCTTCGTTAACTGTGTGTCCATCATAAAATTGTGCACGTGTTTTTCAGCTTTGGTGAGTTCCAGCTTCCGGGCCACCACAGCGACAACCAGGGCCGTACACCCAGCGCCCTGGGGACCGAAATAAGAAGGGGCGCGGGTAAGGGAAAGCAGAACTCGGGCTACCAGGAGAGAGGCTGCTAGGACCAGTGGGAGGCCAGACGTGTGCCTGCAAGGGAGCTGGAGAAGAGATGCCAGCACCCAGCTAGATTTTTCATAGGGGCACCGGGTGGTGATCACACTGAAACCCGAAACATTTGCAGGGACCCCGGGAACATGCCATGGGAGCCTGCACTGTTCATGGCAGCAGGGAGTGAGCAATGGGGTATTTCACCCTCACTAGGAGAACATGTCTCTTGGTCTCTTTCTAGTGGCTCATCTTTCTAAgaggataagagcctactactgctgctagCTAAGGGAGTCACCTGTTTAGCTCAAGCCATAGAGGTATATGCTTTTTTTTGTGCTGTAGGTTGCAGGTTCAAACTCCAAGCAGGGGTGGTTAGAAAAGCAGAAATATAGCCTCTATGTCTGCAGAGCGGGTTTTCGCTCAGCTCTCTCTATGCAGCCGGGATGCCCCCTTGGGCTTACCATGATTCCAGTGAGCAGGCACACCCCCTTCCCGCAATAGGTGTGCGGCACCATGTCGCCATAGCCGATGGAGAGAAACGTGATTGAAATTAACCACATCGCTCCCAGGAAATTGCTGGTCACTTCCTGTTTGTCGTGATACCTGCCGAGGGGCAATGAAACACAGGTCAAGGGTTAtccggcccctccctcccccggcaccAGTGCCAACGCACACCCCGACACGAGCATTTCAGAGTCGCTCATCAGATCTTAATCCAACAAGGGCCACAGCTTGGGGCTGTCACAGGGCTCTGCATCGGGCCAAGAGGGCTTCTGTCTGATTGCAAAAGACCAGGCCAGAATCTCTGCTCCGCGACAACCCTGCAACTCCTTATTTGGACTGGCAGctccctcagggcaggggctagcCACTGCTttgggtctgtgcagcgcctagcgTAACAGGGCTCCTCCTCCTGGCTGGGCCTTAGGCACGACCGTAACACACACGGTTTATAAGAATAAAGCCAGTGGTGTAAAAGTAGTGCACAGGGGAGCGGAGCCCGGCTCCTAATCCCCACCTGCTGAGATTTATAGTTCTtgcgctgctgatgctctgctcctggccgcccGGATGCCAGGCTGTCTGGGGTTTCCCCGTGGAGCTGAGGAGGGGTGCGTCCGTCAAGCTGCGATCTGAGCTAGGGACCCCCTGGCACGCCCTCTCTGTGCACGTTCCTGCCTGGCTCACACCTGCTAGGATCTGGGCGGGGCTGCTTCACGGCTGTCAGGTTCCCTCTACAGGCAATGGGGTGATAACACTCCGCTCTTATCGCTGCAATTGTCCAGGCAGCCAAAGGAGCGAGGGCTCTGATCCCACGGGCAGTCCACGACGCCTTTACATAGCCCAGCCTACAGCCTTTGCcgaagtgttttacaaacacaaATGAATCCGTCCTCCCCAACCCTGTGGGACAGGAGTGTGTCAGGAGCCCCGCGTtggacaaggaaactgaggcacagagaggtaatTTACCCCTGGGCAGAGGGACAGCACGGTGACTCTTCTGGTGGTGATTCCTCCTGCGCTGGTCCCTCTGCCCAGAGGTTCATTTCACCCTCATTGACTTGTCCAGAGGACACGGGCGACAGAACACCggcctcctggctcccagcccaatGCCTTGGCCACTAGGCCTTGCCTCTCTTTCCACGCAGCTCCATGGCGACGGCTGGACATCGCAGCGCTGGCGAATCAGGGCTTTGCATCGGAATCCCCTGCTTCAAGCCTGTGAATGGGGTTCAAAATTCCACccggggctgcgggggggggccCTCCCCTGGTCTCAGAGCCGCACGCGGGGTCAGATTTCAGAGGTCTCAGCTCAGGGGAGATGGAATCTGTTTAAAAACCCGACGCCTCTTTGAAAAGAGAAACATCTGCAGACATCATATCAAGGGGGGCGAAGTGTTTTCAGTGCGACGGAGGCATTTTGCCAAGAAACCTCCACTGGGGCCTGGAACGGGAAAGGCGAGCCGGGGACGCTGCCTGGAGCTATACAGGGTTTCCCTGCCTGGCCTTGGCACCTGCTTGGGATCGGGGTGTGAAATAGCTGCTAGTGGTCTGGCCAGCTGACCTAGCAGCCCAGAGAGTCCTCACCCGACCCTGACACGGCACCCTACCGAGCTCTgcatcccctctccccactgccggCTCTCGGCACGTGTCCTGCTCCTGGACAGAGACAAGCCAGGAGCTTCTCCAACAGCATCCTGCTGCTGTCTAGCTTGCCACTGGCTTTGGTGCTGGTCTGATCTAAGGACTAGGTTGACCTAAGGGCTTTTCCCTGCTCCTGTGGAGGGACAAGAGAATTGCAGGCCTGTGAAGGGTGCAGATCCGGCGGGCTGGACTCCCCAGGGGCTACGTCAGCAGTACACAGTGGGATGAAAGCAGTTGGCAAAGGCCAGTGGAGGACGCTCCTGTGCAGGGGAATGATCTGCCAGGGAAGGTGACACCGGGGAAGCAAACCGGGAGACCGGATGGGGGGGTGATGCAAGAACTGACCTGATCCTCCACAGGGCTCAGTTTAGAGCTGGTCCCCTACAGCTCCAGCGTGCGCTGGGGTCAGGTGACTCAGCCTCAGGGAGCTGTAATCATCTCCCTGAGGTATCGCCCCCCCCCTTAACTGAGCTGAGATTGAGCCCAGCGCGCACAGACAGAGCAGCTGGTCTACGGTGCTGGTCAGGATAGTTTGGAGCGATGAGATCTGTGAATGAGCATTCTCTCTCGACGTCATGGTGTGAGCGTGACACACAACTGCTCTCGCACACGTGTGCATGcccagccacccacccacccagaggcctgattctccattgcaacCACACTCACTGCTATAAACAGCTGCACGAGACTCCTTCCCAggggctctctctttctctgtcactCACACATGCGGGTCCATcccctggtcctgcctcagccagAATTCCCACGCAGGTTATTAGAAGTCTGATTGCTCAAGGCTCACCCGGTTGCGTGCGCcggtgtgtgagacagagacagagtgtgtgtgcatgtgcacacacacagacgtGTTCATTTACACGCACTCACCACCCGTGACCTGTGTTAGACACGAGGTTGGAgcggatgatcacaatggtctcacCTGGCCTCAGACTCTAGGGATTGGATCTGTTTAAAAGATGGATGCTTTCGGAAAATGTCCCTGCAAACTTTAGATGGCACGAAAGAGCCATTCGCTGTCAATGTGACACACTCTGGCTACTGACGAGACTTTAGGGGTAcgggtgtgacgaactgggactgttcttactgtggtctgcgaatgctgacaggggagtgtggctaggatagtctgtaTTGGGGGATGGTAGACTgcccgaaggagaatacctgagcgtgtaacatgagaacccaggaaggggttggaggccaggtgacaccttggcccgggaaactgaacaaaggctgtgggaggggtcgctgaaggcagagggttggaagcgggctggagagatggctgggaggcagagatggctctgacctcccaagggggggctgggatgccctgggaccccaagctggacctaactgaggggggggcctgttgtctgtgcctgcaagacctgtcttggactgtattcctgtcatccaaataaaccttctgctttactggctggctgagagtcatggtgaatcgcaggaagccgggggtgcagggccctgagtcccccaatactccgtgacaacggGAAATGCAAACAACGCTTCAAACAAGAACCATCCGGGGGTTTGAGTTTTAAAACATGACAATCGGCACTAAGGTAAGACAAAGAGGGGGCAGCTAAGGTCTTCCGCTGACTTGAGCGTCTCTTGGGAGGTCGCTGGAGCTGTGGTTTTGCATTAATAGCtggctgcccagcactgctccctGATAAGGTTTGCTGGTGGGGTTCAGGCTGGTTGCTGGGAATGGCCGCTCACCTCCCTCCATTTGTTGAAATTTCACTTGTAAGTGGCTGCTCAGGAGTTCTGGCCCAGATTCTAGGTACAACAAAACTGGAGTAATTTCTCTGATGTCAGCTGGGGGTGCTCTGGGTTTAGACTCACGTCACTGAGGTCAGAATTTGTCCCAGTGTAATTAAAAGGGAACAGAAGCCGCGCAAAATGCAACTTGACAGTTCAAATGTCAGGTATGTACAGAGTCAGGCAATTCAAAAGGACGGCTCTGAGAGCAGAGCAAAATCCTCCCTGTGAAACCTGAAACATGACTCAATACAGCCCGGGTTTGGGGAAAGTTACACGGCTCCTTCCCGCAAAGCTGGGGCGGAGTTATGCCTTTCAAAAGCCACGTGGGTAGAACTTTGAAACCGAAACTCAATTTCAAACCCTTGAAAACTCAAACCAatgaatacatcagagggataaatactggggagggaggggagttatttaagttaagcactaatgtggacacaagaacaaatggagataaactggccatcaaatagtttaggtttgaaattagatgaaggtttctaaccatcagaggagtgaagttctggagcagtggaggcaaaaaacctaattggcctcaagactgagcttgataaatttgtgGCGGGATGGTaggatgggactgcctacaaggGCATGTAGCCGATCAGCGACTGCTAGCTGCAAATAGCTCCAAGAgtcggtgatgggacactagctggggagggctctgagttactacagagaattctttcccaggtgtctggctggtgggtcttgacccacatgctcagggcctAACCAATCCCcctatttggggttgggaaggaactTCCCCCCGGGacagagaccctggaggtttttcgccttcctctgcagcacggggcaggggtcacttgcaggtttaaaccagtataaatggtggattctctgtaagtTGAAGTCTTTAACCCgtgatttgaggacgtcagtgactcagccagaggtcaggggtctgttacagcagtgggtgggtgaggttctggggcctgtgatgtgcaggaggtcagaccagatgatcacgatgggcccttctgaccttaacgtTTCTGAGTCTATAATTAGGCACAGCTCTCTAGACTCAGCTCTCTGGCGACACGCAGTACTTTCTAGCGTTACTGTACCCAGTCGCTTTCTGTGCCATTCTTCCTGACACTACGTGGTAAATTAAACTACATTTATGCCCACTGTAAGGCCCCTTTAGACCTCCAGACAGGTCTAAAGGGGCCTTGGTCTCAATCTCTGAATTGCTCAGCTAAGATCAAGGCCTTAGCCTTGTGTAGAGGGGTGAATTCCCCCATAAGCACAGCAGATGGGGAAGGGCCTCTTTCCCCTCTTCGTTTGCAGGTAACAATCTCTCTGCAATTTAACATCGCGAGGCCAAAATCACTCCTGGAACCTGCCCTTTTACCTTGCAGGTGAGTTTGACAGAGGCTATTGTTCAGACATCGACACAGAGTGACCAGCTGTGTTCGCTCAGCCAGCCCGCACTGCAGCACCCGGGTGTGGCTGACTCGTTGGATGAAGATAAATGGCAACTTAGAGCATCGGTTTACAGACCACCCCCGCCATGACCATGTGGGGCTCACGTTAGGAACAGGAGATCTACACAGCGACTGCACAGTGGAACAATCCATCGAGGTGTGAGGGGGGAAGCCGGGTGTGTTAGAAATCAACCTGACGACGTGTGCAGAACACAGATGTGGCATGTAAGTGAGATGCCAGGCACATGTATGACACAGCTGGCCAACCACATGCCTCTGTCATGGGGGACATTCTATTCCGGCATTCGCAGAGGGGGGAGAAACTCGCACCTGATACAACCTCTTAGCGGTTTAGCCATGACATTTTGCGGATGGGTCTGAACCGGGGACAACAGAAATCTGCAGAGGGGGGAGAGCAAAACATCTGAAAGGTGGTATGAAGGTGAAGGAAAGTGCTTCGCGTATTACCTGTGCCCTCTGCGAAGTTCAGTAGAGAATTAAGTCTCCCAAGGACCTTGAGGGATCAATTAATAATAATTCGGCCTTTCTGCATCTTttctccaaggatctcaaagcacgtgAAATTAATTTCACCTCCCAACAGCCCCATCAGGAAGGCAACATCCcccgttttacaggtggggaaactgaggcacacaggtgGGGAAGCCCGGATCAAAGAGTGAGTTGatggcaaagctgggaagagaacccaggatcCTCAAACTCTCGCCAATCAAAACGGTCAGATACTGAGTCAGCCAATCCACACAAACCAGTTGAAGCTACAGAATTGGGTAGCACTACCTAACTACGTTTGTAATCAGGCCGTCCGTCATCGTGGTATCTGGGTACCTGAGGTCTCAGGAGAACACACTCTTGTACATAATTTCCTGAGATTCTTGCTTCTGGAGGGAAATGTCACAAGAAGCGGCCATTGCTGGCGGGATTGGCGCTCTTTGCGTCCCAGCAGGAAGCATAAAGGCAGcgcaaaaccaaacatttcagagCCACGCGGAGAAAACAGAAACCACGTTCAAATTTGGACAAAGATTCCGAACTTTGGCTTCTCCTCACTTCAGCACCTGAGAGCCACCCACTCGGTATCCGAAGGCTACGAGCCAGCCCTGAGGGGATAGCTACTTTCAAGCCACGGCTGATTTGCTTGGGTTTAAACTAACAACCTAgagttttaaagcattttgtgaGCCACCAGGTCAAAGCTCTGCAGTGGAGGTGCAGGAAAACCTCCCCCGCCACTGATTTCTTTTGCCGTTGGCCCACTAGTTCTCAACTCACTTCCATGAGTCACTTTTGTTGGGGCTGATGTCTTTGGGTCGCAATCATTTTTGCCAAAGCTGGAATTGGAGTGGGAGGAAGTGGGGGTGAGAACGGACagtggggtgaaattcactcctgtgcagagagccagcacaagacGTAGACATGCCTTAAGCCATGTTTTtaagggcttaagtgggacttaagtggtgcatgggACTCACACAGGCTTCTGCACCAGGCTGAATTTCATCCATAGTGAAATGAACATCTTCCCGTCTTTGACTACTTGAGCCTGGTGTAGAGGAGCCAGTGCCCAGAAATAGCACCGGGGACTGGCAGGGTGGCTTTCTCCACCTCAGCAGGGCTCTGAAGCTCTCTCCTGCCCAACTGTATCTCAGCACTGAGAGACAATTCCAGGGCGGTGTTCTTTTGAAACCAGCATCTAATGAGTTAACACCAAATGCTTCTGTCTGAGATGTCCGCCCGGCCTTGAAACCTTGAGCGCAAAATTTCACCGGGGGAAAAAAGTGAACCCcgaaaatgaagaggaaaaatacCCCGGGCTCCCAAGGGAAAAAGAGGCTGGGTAGGGGTGGTAAAAACCCAATCCAAAATAACGGGCACTGAGCAGTGTTGCAGATCTTGCCAGACTTGTCAAAGTTCTGCAGCAGGGCTCCAGAGgcatgcaggggaggggaaaaggagagaagagaatgtaaaactcaaaacaaaaataaaggaaaaagaatgagagagagaaagagagagccccAAACCAGTCAGAAATCAGATTCAAGCAACAGGAGACTTGGAATTTAGGATTGCTGCGTTCCTCAGACAGACCCCCCTACCCCATTCAGATCCCGACAGTCAGACATGCCCCAGccttcccagcccctgccccaccccgtcTCATGCATTCGCTCTCAAAAGGGGGTTTTGCAGAAAGGATCGAGTGAACCTTTGAAAGTTTGGCTTGGAACCTCAGTGGGGAAGGGAACGGCAGCAGTGAAGCACTATGGGAAAAATACTGCTCATCTGTTGGCGGAAAGGAGATGATGTGGTGAAGCattatgggtaaaaaaaaaaatccttggtgTGACAGGTTGGTCTCCTGTAGGTGCCTGGATCGATGAACGGATGCAGGAGAAGCTGGAATGAAGACACTGAGCTGTTAACTtcaccctctctccccagctggctAACTTGGTGACGGTGGAGTGGGGCTAAGTTAAGACCTTACgttcttttaaaagaataattcctGAGCTGACCCCCGCTAGAGACAGCTGCAGGAGGAAGCAGCCACTGTGAGAGGGCATTACATGACAGCGTTTGCTAGGGGGAAAAATTCAGGCCTGGCCAGAGATCCGGCCAAAACCTAGGTACCACTTAAGTCCCGCTTACACCCCTTGGCACAAGTGGGACTTAAGCAGTGCCCAGGCCTCATGCTGAGCCTCTGCCCAGAGACGAAGGTCACCCTTGTGGGGCAAAGGATTCCAGAAGTGCCCTCTCACTGACTTGGTTTGAATGTGACTGAGTCGGTTTCTAAGGGGCCCCCTGCACTACGCACAGCAGGTGAAAACCTGGCCTTAATGCAGAGTCTTCCTCCATCTctgcctttccccttccctctagCCCTCATTCTCCTCCTGATTGCAGGGATCGCTCCCGGGACATTCGACTTGCGCTGCTAAAGATGGAGAAATGCTGAGCGGCAAAAAAAGACCCCGAGCTGAGAGAAAGGCCTTCGGAGACATTTTAGCCAAACCCTCATTCATTCTATAAATAACGAGGAGTGAATGTTTCCTTTCCAGCTGCTGTTGATCGTCTTGATTCTTTTCCAGGTTTTATTGCTGCATCCACGTAGCAAGAAATGGAACCACCTGTGGCTTGACTCGTTTTGCTTTATGGAAACCACAGCCTGTGACCCATAGCGTGAGCGTCATGTAATAAATTGGCACCGTGTGAATGATTTGTAATGAATCATTTATGCAACACattttaccctttttttttttggttcccttCCATTTATGACTCAATAGGAGAGCGTGAGATTCTGACCCGTGTTCATCGTTCGTAAATTTCATCTGTGGATCAGGGAGAATGCTTCAGAGAGTCACCTGGTATCCTCTCTGGCCTGTGATTGGACAGTTTGTGTCACTGACCTACGCTTCCCGCCTTGACAGATCTCCCGCTAATTGTTCAATGAATTGTTCACCGGTGCAGAATATTACCACCTTGTTTTGGGAGCCTTGTACACCCCTCCTTTGCCCTGGGGCAGTAATTTCCCACCTTCTTTCATTTGCGGCAGACCCCCTAAAACATTTCAAAGGGAGgggcagacccctttggaaatcttagacatagtctgcagacccccaggggtgcACAGACCACAGGTAAGGGTGGTCTGTGCACCCCTGCACAAGAGATGGATTAATGGTGAACTGAGCCCCTCATTGGGAATTCACTCTTGGCTAATATTCCGCCTTAATGTTCCATTTCACGAGGATCCGGGCTAGTGAAGCCAAAGAGGTCAGACCTTCGGGGAAGGCAAACACCAAATGGGCATAGCTCAAAATTTGCTTTGGAATCTGagtaagaatttttttccccactaatttCCTCAGCTCTAATTATTCCTGGACACTTCTCTGGAGCCCATCACCCTAATATCTAGCCTGGACGCGAGGAGCTAGGCAGGGGGTATTGATGAGCTTCAAATTCAATCACTATTGGTGTGAGCGAGGGGAATGTTAGGAATCTGTCAGTAGGATAAATGCTCCATTTTATTTTGGTGCGTAATAACCACTCAAGGGTTGGTGGAGTAATTGACTACACAGCACCATGAGTGAGTCTGGAGCCTTAAAGGGGagcaactgaggcagagagagagagatggggggggggggaagtgacttgccctccGGGTCATATGGCAGGCCAGGGCCAGAGCTGAAAATAGAATCCAACCGTCCTGGcttccaatcccctgctctacCTGCTAGACTGCCCTGCTCACTCACTGAAACGCCGATTGTGTCCTAGGTGCAATGCACTAAATTCAGTTGCAGTGGCCTTTCCCTCTGGCACCCTGGTGCAGCCCAAGGTAGCGTCACACAACGTTACAAGAGGGGCAGCTGAcgagcagggctgggagaggcGGGGGAGAGGGACACTCCTCTGACATGGTGGAATTGGACCCTGAGCAGCCTCTGAGCGGGGCTCAAAAGAGAAAAGGTTACACGGCTCCATTCTCTGCCATGCTTGCTCCTGTCTTCCTCGGGGCCTTCTCTGAAGAGCTGCCAGCCTGTCCCTAGTGAGAAATATAGTTTAGAGACAAGCCACCCAGAGGATCATCTGTATCTTATTTCCAGAACCTGGAACCCCTTGGATCCAGCTCTTCTAGAACCTCTTGGATCCAGAACCTGGAACCCCTTGGATCCAGCTCTTCTAGAACCTCTTGGATCCAGCTCCTTTAGAATCTCTTGAATCCAGAATCTGAAACCTTGCCCATCCAGATTTTCTAGAATGCCATCTTTGCAGAATTTGGAAGCTTTTTGAACTTCTATCTTCCTTACTTAGTGATGCTGGAGAGGGATTGCCcgagggaggagaaagaggaaaacgGAGGCTGCAGGGGGGTAGAGAAAGAGGTGAAacgggacagggaagaggaggcgaacagaaacagaagggatAGAGCAGAGGATGGAGAGGATGACTAGAAGGATTTCCCAGTGGTGGGAGTGAGGTGATTTTTCACCCAAGTTGAATCAGTTCTGTCTGTTTGATAGGAAAAACCCAAGTGAAATGTTGGGGTGAGCGCCCCCGGTTTTCCCAGTGCCCTGCTGGTCAGAGCATAGCCTGGAGCTGCTGTTCACACGCTGGGCTGTTGGAAGCAGTAGGGGAGCAGGGTCATTATCTTGCTGGTGGGTGATTG is drawn from Trachemys scripta elegans isolate TJP31775 chromosome 22, CAS_Tse_1.0, whole genome shotgun sequence and contains these coding sequences:
- the LOC117868979 gene encoding small conductance calcium-activated potassium channel protein 2-like isoform X3; its protein translation is MNLWAEGPAQEESPPEESPCCPSAQGYHDKQEVTSNFLGAMWLISITFLSIGYGDMVPHTYCGKGVCLLTGIMGAGCTALVVAVVARKLELTKAEKHVHNFMMDTQLTKRVKNAAANVLRETWLIYKHTKLVKKIDHAKVRKHQRKFLQAIHQLRSVKMEQRKLNDQANTLVDLAKTQNVMYDMISELQERNEDLEKRINTLESKIDSLGLSLHALPGLISQAISQQQRELAKRCAPRFCPISNSSERSSWTPTRRRKSPSTAPHTSSESG